One Paucibacter aquatile genomic window, CGGGGGCGATCGCCGGCCTGGCCGGTGCGCTGCTGGCGAACCTGAGCGGCCTGGTCACGCCGCACACCTTGCACTGGTCGCAGTCGGGCCAGCTGATGATCATGGTCATCATCGGCGGCGCCGGCTCGCTCTGGGGCGGGGCCCTGGGTGCCGTGGTGCTCTTGCTGCTGGAGGAACTGCTCAGCGGCTACACCTTGCATTGGCAGATGGTCCTGGGCCTGTTGCTGCTGGCCGTGGTGATGCTGGCGCCGCAAGGCCTGGCCGGCTTGGCCGCGCGCTGGAGGGCACGGGCATGAGCGCGGCACTTCAGAACACCGGGCCCATGCTGCAGGTTGAGCGCCTGTGCAAGCGCTTCGGCGCCCTGGCCGCCACGGACGAGGCCAGCTTTGCCCTGCACCGCGGCGAGATCCATGCCTTGATCGGCCCCAATGGCGCCGGCAAGACCACGCTGATCCACCAGCTCTCGGGCGCGCTGCGGCCGGACAGCGGCCGGGTGCTGCTCGATGGGCAAGACCTGACCCCGCTGGGCATGGCCGGCCGCGTTGCCGCCGGCCTGGTGCGCTCCTTCCAGATCACCAGCATCTTCAAACGCCTGAGCGTGCGCGACAACATCGCCCTGGGCTTGCAGGCGCGTCGGCCCGGCTTGCCCAATCTCTGGCGCCGGGCCTCGGCCGAGCGGGCCTTGCAGGAGCAGGCTGAAGCTTTGCTGGAGCTGTGCGGCCTGGCGGCTCGGGCCGACGAACTGGCGGGCAGCCTGGCCCATGGCGAGCAGCGGCAGCTGGAGGTGGGCCTGGCCCTGGCGGCGCAGCCGCGCCTGCTGTTGCTGGACGAGCCCATGGCCGGCATGGGCCCCGATGAATCCGAGCGCATGGTGCTGCTGCTGCAGCGCCTGCGCGCCGAGCAAGGCCTGACCTTGCTGCTGGTGGAGCATGACATGGACGCGGTGTTCCGCCTGGCCGACCGCATCTCTACCCTGGTGTTCGGCCGCATCATCGCCAGCGGCACGCCGCAGGAGATTCGCGAGCACCCCGAGGTGCGCCGCGCCTATCTGGGCGACGAGGCCAGTGACGAAATGGAGGCCGCGCTGTGAGCACAGGAACTGGCGTGCAAAGCTCGGGCGGCGAAGCGCTCTTGGAAGTGAGTGGTCTGCAGGCCGCTTACGGCAGCAGCCAGGTGCTGTTCGGCCTGGATCTGCGTTTGCAGGCCGGCGAGGTGCTGACCCTGCTGGGCCGCAATGGCATGGGCAAGAGCACCACACTGCGCTGCTTGTGCGGCTGGATGGCGCCCACGGCCGGGCGCATTCGCTTCTGTGGCGAAGACGTGTCCGGCTGGTCGGCCGACCGCATCGCCCGCCTGGGCCTGGGCCTGGTGCCGGAAGGGCGGCAGATCTTCCCCAACCTCAGCGTGCGCGAGAACCTGACGGCCTTTGCCGCCAACCGCTGCGCCGCGCGCGAACCCTGGACCGAGGAGCGGGTGTTCCAGCTGTTCCCGCGCCTGCAAGAGCGCGCCGCCAATATGGGCAACCAGCTCTCGGGCGGCGAGCAGCAGATGCTGGCGATTGCCCGCGCCCTGATGGGCAACCCGCGCCTCTTGGTGCTGGACGAGGCCAGCGAGGGCCTGGCGCCCCTGGTGCGCGAGGAGATCTGGCGCTGCCTCGACCATTTGCGTGCGGCGGGTCAGACGATTCTGGTGGTGGACAAATACGTGCGGCGCCTGATCCGCTTGGCCGACCGGCACCACATCCTGGAGCGCGGCCGCATGGTCTGGTCGGGCGACTCGGCCGAGCTGGCCGCGCAGCCCGAGCTCTGGCAGCGTTATCTGGGGGTGTGATTGGTGAGCACGAATATGAACGCAAACATGAATCTCAGCGAGCCCGCGCCCCGCTGGGTGTTCGAGCGCCGCGAGCGGGTGCGTTTCGGCCATTGCGACCCGGCCGGCATCGTCTTCTACCCGCGCTATTTCGAGATGCTCAACGCCTTGATCGAAGACTGGGTCAGCGAGGGCCTGGGCGTCGATTTTTCGCAGCTGCTGGGCCCTCGCCGCGTGGGCCTGCCGACCGTGCACCTGGAGACCGATTTCCGGCGCATCAGCCGCATGGGCGACACTCTGATCCAGCGCATCGCCATCGCCCGGCTGGGCCGCAGCTCGCTGGGGCTGACGGTGCATTTTGAGGGGGAGGGCGATGAGGGCAGGGCGCCTGAGTCGAGTGAGCCCCATCCTGGCCCTCGCGTGGTGTTTCAGCAGGTGCTGGTCTGCACCTCGCTGGACAGCCACCGCCCCCAAGCCTTTCCCGACGATTTGCGCGCAGCCTTGCAAGCAGCGCTTGACCGGCCTGCCCCGCAGGCCCGAGGAGTGAGTTCCCCATGAGCAGTACCCCCCAAGGCTCGATTGCCGATCACAAACAAATCCTGCAACCGGCCGGCTGGGCCGCGCCACGCGGCTATGCCAATGGCGTGGCGGCCACGGGTCGCCAGGTCTTTGTGGCCGGCCAGATCGGCTGGAACGCGCAGTGCCAGTTCGAGAGCGATGACTTCATCGCCCAGGTGCGCCAGTCGCTGATCAACATCAAGGCCGTGCTGGCCGAAGCCGGCGCCACCCCTGCCCACATCACCCGCATGACCTGGTACCTGCTGGACAAGCGCGAATACCTGGCCCGTGGCCGCGAGGTGGGCCAGGCCTACCGCGAGGTGCTGGGGCATGAGTACCAGATCGCCATGTCGGCGGTGCAGGTGGCGGGTCTGATG contains:
- a CDS encoding ABC transporter ATP-binding protein — protein: MSAALQNTGPMLQVERLCKRFGALAATDEASFALHRGEIHALIGPNGAGKTTLIHQLSGALRPDSGRVLLDGQDLTPLGMAGRVAAGLVRSFQITSIFKRLSVRDNIALGLQARRPGLPNLWRRASAERALQEQAEALLELCGLAARADELAGSLAHGEQRQLEVGLALAAQPRLLLLDEPMAGMGPDESERMVLLLQRLRAEQGLTLLLVEHDMDAVFRLADRISTLVFGRIIASGTPQEIREHPEVRRAYLGDEASDEMEAAL
- a CDS encoding ABC transporter ATP-binding protein, whose amino-acid sequence is MEVSGLQAAYGSSQVLFGLDLRLQAGEVLTLLGRNGMGKSTTLRCLCGWMAPTAGRIRFCGEDVSGWSADRIARLGLGLVPEGRQIFPNLSVRENLTAFAANRCAAREPWTEERVFQLFPRLQERAANMGNQLSGGEQQMLAIARALMGNPRLLVLDEASEGLAPLVREEIWRCLDHLRAAGQTILVVDKYVRRLIRLADRHHILERGRMVWSGDSAELAAQPELWQRYLGV
- a CDS encoding acyl-CoA thioesterase, which codes for MNANMNLSEPAPRWVFERRERVRFGHCDPAGIVFYPRYFEMLNALIEDWVSEGLGVDFSQLLGPRRVGLPTVHLETDFRRISRMGDTLIQRIAIARLGRSSLGLTVHFEGEGDEGRAPESSEPHPGPRVVFQQVLVCTSLDSHRPQAFPDDLRAALQAALDRPAPQARGVSSP
- a CDS encoding RidA family protein, coding for MSSTPQGSIADHKQILQPAGWAAPRGYANGVAATGRQVFVAGQIGWNAQCQFESDDFIAQVRQSLINIKAVLAEAGATPAHITRMTWYLLDKREYLARGREVGQAYREVLGHEYQIAMSAVQVAGLMEDRAKVEIEVTAVIP